Proteins found in one Diorhabda carinulata isolate Delta chromosome 11, icDioCari1.1, whole genome shotgun sequence genomic segment:
- the LOC130899578 gene encoding kinetochore protein NDC80 homolog — MRRSNSLSHIPVRTRGSSIMCTNSNRDKIRSTSVGRYSKESTHLTKSKRTLSPENQLIIKQTPLNRQRSLLRATPASIRSASSSRSRISPTSALIERKTIQKLSTNKTWVARQYEKVQNYIVNSGLFDENMVTIKNIKPPSIKVFVYTVTVLLGQLFPNVKITMENYKEEIPRILKTMNYPGTLTKSTLKTVNTMHSWPQVIGIIGWLVDKVTIVDRATVDISEMSKEEQHKQISLDYLLMRYDQFCSGQGEIEEINNQFFRNLAVTLGIDTATYFKNKNDYDKKCTYRNTLQTEVEELELEKKVLEKQYAKILDELNDIQGTDADKEAAVDAELNYFPVQLEKLIQKENELMARVVKLEASIKIQPCTYQEKREMLDRINAMNNELNIYKEKKECAQRIKEQFETRFLEEREKLQSRVIAWNRALMLICIKKPHLKQLLLKETGFHRDEFLQEILDVVEKKIQIENEEESQINEIERELNPLKIEIETLEHNLKEIQSDIDDVMEKFTQFCENTNQLKNNKVEKMKAWELEKRKLLSNIKDLKGDKQVDKLNEEFKELGLKREQLCKELDNLKKNGVKFFIDLHKIIRNNTLSLANILEGLKNKVERAIEVNLEEKNDFIVFLESLNNEKNPDV, encoded by the exons atgCGGAGATCTAACAGTTTGAGTCATATACCAGTTAGAACGAGGGGTTCATCAATTATGTGCACCAATTCTAATCGAGATAAAATTAGATCAACTTCTGTAGGAAG atatTCTAAAGAAAGTACTCATTTAACTAAATCTAAAAGAACTTTATCACCCgaaaatcaattgattattaAACAAACACCTTTAAACAGACAAAGAAGTTTATTACGCGCAACACCAGCTTCTATAAGAAGTGCCAGCAGTTCCCGTTCAAGA ATTTCCCCAACTTCAGCACTAATAGAAAGGAAAACAATACAGAAACTTAGTACAAATAAAACATGGGTGGCTAGGCAGTATGAAAaa GtacaaaattatatagttaATTCAGGTTTGTTTGATGAAAATATGgttaccattaaaaatatcaaaccgCCATCTATCAAGGTGTTTGTTTATACTGTTACGGTGCTTTTGGGTCAGTTATTTCCAAATGTGAAGATTACAATGGAGAATTACAAGGAAGAGATTCCTCGTATACTGAAAACAATGAATTATCCAGGAACGTTAACAAAGTCCACATTAAAAACTG TGAATACGATGCATTCTTGGCCTCAAGTAATTGGTATTATTGGATGGCTTGTAGACAAAGTGACTATAGTGGATAGGGCTACAGTAGATATATCTGAAATGAGCAAAGAGGAACAACACAAACAA ATCAGTCTGGATTACTTATTGATGCGATATGACCAATTCTGCAGTGGACAAggagaaatagaagaaattaataaCCAGTTTTTCAGAAATCTTGCCGTAACTTTAGGAATAGATACAGCtacttatttcaaaaataaaaatgattatgacaaaaaatgtaCTTACAGGAATACTCTGCAAACGGAAGTGGAAGAATTGGAGCTAGAGAAAAAG gttttaGAGAAACAATATGCAAAAATTTTGGACGAATTAAATGATATTCAAGGAACAGATGCCGATAAGGAAGCAGCAGTAGATGCGGAACTGAATTATTTTCCAGtacaattagaaaaattgatCCAAAAAGAAAACGAATTAATGGCTAGGGTTGTAAAATTGGAAGCGAGCATAAAAATACAGCCATGCACGTATCAAGAAAAACGTGAAATGTTGGATAGAATAAATGCGATGAACAacgaattgaatatttataaagagAAAAAGGAATGCGCCCAACGAATTAAAGAACAATTTGAAACTAGGTTCTTAGAGGAGCGCGAAAAG tTACAATCCCGCGTAATAGCTTGGAATAGAGCCCTGATGTTGATTTGTATAAAGAAACCTCATCTTAAGCAACTATTACTCAAAGAAACTGGGTTCCATCGTGATGAGTTTCTACAGGAAATCCTTGATGTAGTAGAAAAGAAGATTCAGATAGAAAACGAAGAAGAAAGCCAAATAAATGAGATAGAAAGGGAATTGAATCCATTGAAGATCGAAATTGAAACTTTGGAACATAACTTAAAAGAAATACAAAGTGACATTGATGATGTTATGGAGAAATTCACGCAGTTTTGTGAAAATACAAATCagcttaaaaataataaagtagag aaAATGAAAGCATGGGAACTGGAAAAACGCAAACTACTGTccaatataaaagatttaaaagGTGATAAACAAGTAGATAAATTGAACGAGGAATTCAAAGAGTTGGGATTGAAGCGAGAACAACTTTGCAAAGAATTAGACAACTTAAAGAAAAACGGTGTAAAGTTCTTTATCgatttacataaaataatcaGAAACAACACATTGTCATTGGCAAATATTTTAGAAGGTTTGAAGAATAAAGTCGAAAGAGCGATTGAAGtgaatttagaagaaaaaaatgattttatcgTATTTTTAGAAAGTTTAAATAACGAAAAGAATCCTGATGTATAG